The genomic region CGAGGGTCTTGCTGGTAATGACGTATTTGCGCGGAATCGGTCGCTCGCCTGGCTCGATCCAGATCTGCCAGTCGGTGTCGACATCGCGGAAGGCAAGATGCTCGCAGGCGATGCCATCGACGAAGCCACGGCCGACATGCCTAGCCTCGACCACGTCGGCGGTCAGGGTGGTGTAGACATCGCTGCCCAGCAGGTCCGCGCCCGGCGTGGCGATGCCGTACTGGTCGCGCAACCGCTCGACCAGTTGGTCGACCGAACCAGGGGCATCGAACTGGGCATAGGCCCTGGTGGTTTCGCCATGGAAGGTGACGGTCCGGCCATCGAAGGCGAGGTCCACGCTGGAAGAACCGCCCGCCCGCTGTGCCCGCAGGTGGTCGGGTCGCTGCAGCAGTGCGCTGCCTGAACTGGTGAACTGGATTTTCTGCAGCTCCGGCGTGATTACCTCGATGTCGGAGTCGAGCGTCACCCGGATCACCTTCTGCTGCGCCAGATAATCGGACATCGCCTTCAGGATCCGGTGCGCCTCCTCGGCCGTGTCCTGCGCGCGCGCGTAGGCCGGCACCAGCAGCAGCATTGCCAGCACCGCGGCCGGGGAAAAGGCGTGTGGAACGCCGCGCAGGAAGGGATGGCCGTGCAGGCGCGTCATGTCGGGATGCCTCCAGGTGATCATGCTTCACGCTGTCCGCGGCCCCGGCCGGAGCGGGCGTGGCCGGCTCCGGCCGGGGCCATCGCTGCGGTGAGGGTGGTCAGCGCGGCGCGGGATCGACGCGGATGGCGAGGGCCTCGGTATAGGTCACGTCGACATCGTCGCCTGGCTGCAGCGTCGCCGCGAAGCGCTGCATGCCCGGGTCACGCAGCGCGATGATGCGCGGCAGGCCGGACGGGCCAAGGAAGGTCACGGTATTGGCGCGAGTGTCGACGGCGAGGATACGGACGCGCGCGGTGACTTCCTGCGCCGTCTCGCCGGCGGGGCGTTCCCCTTCCACGGCCCGGGTGACGGAGGCGCCGGCGGTGAGCGGCGGGCTGTCGGGCCTGGAGATCGCGGCGGCGACTGATTCGCGGTAGGTGGCGGTGACGCGGTCACCCGGCCGGACCTGGGCGAGGTTGCGTACCTCGGGGCCGACCTGGACCGTCAGCAGGGTGCCATCGCCGGTCCTGAGCAGGACGGTGCGTTTTTCCTGGTCGATCGTCTCGACCGTCGCCGTGGTCGTGCGCGTCTCGGTGACCACCGGTCCGGCCTGCTGGTCCGTCGCCGTGGCGGCACCCTGGGCGAGCAGGGGCGTGCCTGCCGCGGTCAACGCGAGCACGAAGACAGCGACGGCTGCGCAATGCGCAGGTTTCATGGCGTGTTTCTCCCGGGATTCGCGGCGAGCTGGCCGCGGCGGCGACGATGCCGCCGGGCCCTGTCCGTTTCAACCTCGGGCGGCCTGTACGGGCGCGTGTCACCAGAAACTGATACCCGGTCCGATCGAAGCGCCCGGGACATGCGCGCCAAAGAAACTCAGAACAATTTCCAGCTGCCGTCCTTGGTGCGGCACCAGTCCACCTCGGCGCTGCGCTCGCCGCTGCGGCCGTGCACCGTCGTGGTATATTCAAGGTGCCGGCAGGCGAAATTCTGCCCCTGCGCGGTGTGGCTGCGAGGGCCGCGGAAGGTCACCGTGCCGGCTGCGCCGGTCTCGGCGTTGCTCCAGTGCTCGATGCGTCCCACCGGCGGGTTGGGGGCATCGAGCAGCTTCTGCGCCGCCTGGTGCATCAGCGCCGTGTCCGCCTCGGTCAGGCGCGGTGCCGTACGGTTGTTGCGCCAGGGATTGACCTGCGCCTGCGCGGTGCCGGCGAGCAGCAGCAGGGCGATGATAACAACGGAGATGCGCATTCTGGGTCTCCTGCAGCGGGGGAGCGGCGTACCTTGCCAGGGTCGTTGCACGATCGCTCCTGCCGGGGCGGTTGGAAAGGGGGAGCATCGTGTCCTGGCGTGCAGGGATGCGTCTGCTTCATGTGCCTGCGGGTACAGGGAATGGGCCGCGATGCCGTTACCATCGCGGCCCGCCCCCCGCGCATGGACGGGGTCAGTACGACGAGCTTGAGGCGCGGTTGTTGCGGCCCGCCTGCACGCCGGCCTGGTAGGCGGCCTGCTCCGACTCCTTGTGCGCATTATACAGCAGCCCGCCGGCGAGGCCCGCGCCGGCGCCGATCGCGGCACCGAGCCCGGCATTGCCGGCGATGGCGCCGATCACCGCGCCCGCGGCGGCGCCGCCGGTAGTGCCGGTCAGCGCCCGCTGCTGCGTGGGCGACATGTCCGCGCAGCCCGCGAGCAGCAATACGGTGCCAAGCGCGAGCGTCAGTCCGCGCATCATTTCCTCCGCGTCTGGGCGCTGGACTGGACCGGGCACGGATAGGCCTGGTGCAGATAGCCCACCACGCCGTCAACCGGCGGCAGCGCGGCACGCGACGGGTCCGCATTCACCCAGGTGATGAAGGCGGCGATGGCATCGTTGCGTGAGGGGGGCGGTTCGGGCGTGCAGAACAGGCGCAGCCGCGGATTCGCCTCCTGGTCGGTTTTCAGCACCGTGTAGGCGCCGACCAGGAAGCCCTGGCACATGTGCACGGCCGCGACCGCGTTGGGGTCGGAGGTGGACGGCGCGCACAGGCTGACCAGATCGCCGGCCGTGCGGATCTGGAAGGTATCGGGTGTGAGCGCTGCCTGCGCCGCCCCGGTCAGGGCTGCCGCGAGCACGCCGGCGGATAGGATCAGCCGCCTCATCTCGTCACTCCTCCTGTTGCTGTCTCTCCGTCCCGGCTGCAAGTCCCAGCAGGGCGGCGGTATGGCGCGCGATCATGCGCTCTTCGTCGGTGGCGACGACCCAGGCCGCGACCCGCGAGCCCTCGGCGCTGATGCAGCCGCCGCCGGCCGCGTTGCGCTCCGGGTCCAGCGTGAGGCCAAGCCAGGCGCATCCCCGCGCGACCTCGGCGCGGGTGGCGGCGTCGTTCTCGCCGATGCCGCCGGTGAACACCAGGGCATCGATGCCACCCAGCGCGGCGGCCATCGAGCCGATCTCGCGGACGATGCGATGCACGAACAGCGCGATCGCCTCCGCCGCCTCCGGCGCGGCGGAGGCACGCAGGCTGCGCATGTCCGGGGAGATGCCGGAAACGCCGAGCAGGCCGGAGCGGCGGTAGA from Rhodovastum atsumiense harbors:
- a CDS encoding DUF2092 domain-containing protein gives rise to the protein MITWRHPDMTRLHGHPFLRGVPHAFSPAAVLAMLLLVPAYARAQDTAEEAHRILKAMSDYLAQQKVIRVTLDSDIEVITPELQKIQFTSSGSALLQRPDHLRAQRAGGSSSVDLAFDGRTVTFHGETTRAYAQFDAPGSVDQLVERLRDQYGIATPGADLLGSDVYTTLTADVVEARHVGRGFVDGIACEHLAFRDVDTDWQIWIEPGERPIPRKYVITSKTLAGGPQYTMRIREWRTDIVPTPDAFAFTPPADAKKVAIEDLAGIDEVPSGGVPGSRQ
- a CDS encoding RT0821/Lpp0805 family surface protein, with the protein product MRISVVIIALLLLAGTAQAQVNPWRNNRTAPRLTEADTALMHQAAQKLLDAPNPPVGRIEHWSNAETGAAGTVTFRGPRSHTAQGQNFACRHLEYTTTVHGRSGERSAEVDWCRTKDGSWKLF
- a CDS encoding glycine zipper family protein — its product is MRGLTLALGTVLLLAGCADMSPTQQRALTGTTGGAAAGAVIGAIAGNAGLGAAIGAGAGLAGGLLYNAHKESEQAAYQAGVQAGRNNRASSSSY
- a CDS encoding Rap1a/Tai family immunity protein: MRRLILSAGVLAAALTGAAQAALTPDTFQIRTAGDLVSLCAPSTSDPNAVAAVHMCQGFLVGAYTVLKTDQEANPRLRLFCTPEPPPSRNDAIAAFITWVNADPSRAALPPVDGVVGYLHQAYPCPVQSSAQTRRK